The proteins below come from a single Mesobacillus jeotgali genomic window:
- the remA gene encoding extracellular matrix/biofilm regulator RemA, protein MAIKLINIGFGNIVSANRIISIVSPESAPIKRIIQDARDRGSLIDATYGRRTRAVIVMDSDHVILSAVQPETVAHRLNDRDDIIDEG, encoded by the coding sequence ATGGCAATCAAGCTTATAAATATAGGCTTCGGCAACATTGTTTCAGCTAACAGGATCATCTCGATCGTAAGTCCTGAATCAGCTCCAATAAAACGGATCATCCAGGACGCACGCGACCGTGGATCATTAATAGATGCAACATACGGAAGAAGGACGAGGGCTGTCATTGTAATGGACAGCGACCATGTCATTCTCTCTGCGGTACAGCCGGAAACAGTAGCTCACCGCCTGAATGACCGTGATGATATTATTGATGAAGGGTAG
- the gmk gene encoding guanylate kinase — protein MQEKGLLIVLSGPSGVGKGTVRKELFSQHDTAFEYSVSATTRLPREGEQNGVDYFFKTREEFEEMIKQDQLLEYAEFVGNYYGTPVEYVRETLDAGRDVFLEIEVQGASQVRRKFPEGLFIFLAPPSLSELENRIVTRGTETEDIIKGRMKAAREELEMMELYDYVVENDHVENAAQRVKSIVVAEHCRRERVQHRYKKMLEVE, from the coding sequence ATGCAGGAAAAAGGATTGTTGATTGTTCTTTCAGGACCATCAGGTGTTGGCAAAGGAACGGTCCGGAAAGAATTATTTTCCCAGCACGATACAGCTTTTGAGTATTCCGTGTCCGCGACAACGAGGCTGCCGCGTGAAGGAGAGCAAAATGGAGTAGATTATTTCTTCAAAACCAGGGAAGAATTTGAAGAAATGATCAAACAGGACCAATTGCTAGAGTATGCAGAATTTGTTGGCAATTATTATGGTACTCCAGTTGAGTACGTCCGCGAAACGCTCGATGCGGGAAGGGATGTTTTCCTTGAAATTGAAGTTCAGGGAGCAAGCCAGGTAAGAAGGAAATTCCCTGAGGGACTTTTCATTTTCCTAGCGCCGCCCAGCCTTTCAGAACTTGAAAACCGGATCGTGACAAGAGGGACAGAAACAGAAGATATCATCAAAGGCAGGATGAAAGCTGCTAGAGAAGAACTCGAAATGATGGAATTATATGATTATGTTGTTGAAAACGACCATGTTGAAAACGCAGCACAACGAGTTAAATCAATCGTTGTTGCGGAACACTGCCGCAGGGAACGTGTTCAACATCGTTATAAAAAAATGCTGGAGGTTGAATAA
- the rpoZ gene encoding DNA-directed RNA polymerase subunit omega, with product MLNPSIDSLMTKIDSKYSLVSVAAKRARSMQVHMDAKLDKYVSHKFVGKALEEINAEKLHFKTAGSHEELNINE from the coding sequence ATGCTTAATCCTTCTATTGACTCTTTAATGACAAAAATTGATTCAAAATACTCATTAGTATCGGTTGCAGCTAAACGCGCACGCAGCATGCAGGTCCATATGGATGCTAAGCTAGATAAGTATGTTTCCCACAAATTCGTTGGCAAGGCACTCGAAGAAATCAACGCAGAAAAGCTTCATTTCAAGACAGCAGGAAGCCATGAAGAGCTAAATATCAACGAATAA
- the coaBC gene encoding bifunctional phosphopantothenoylcysteine decarboxylase/phosphopantothenate--cysteine ligase CoaBC: MLNGKKILLCVTGGIAVYKGAALTSKLTQAGAEVKVILSDSAAKFVTPLTFQALSRSEVYTDTFDEKNPENIAHIHLADWADLIIIAPATANIIGKLANGIADNMISTTLLAATAPVWVAPAMNVHMYQHPAVKKNMETLRNFGYEFIEPGEGYLACGYTGKGRLEEPETIVELAGQFFSDKGGDLSGQTVLITAGPTREKIDPVRFLTNHSTGKMGFAIAREAVKMGARVILVSGPVNLDPPGGAELIKVESAEEMYHAALAHFDKADVMISTAAVADYRPKYTYEEKMKKKEGDQALELERTKDILFELGQRKTGQVIVGFAAETNDVEIHAKGKLDRKNADMIVANNVKQQGAGFGADTNIVTIYKKDGTSVELPLMSKSDVARKILAEVVHCFKKDESL; this comes from the coding sequence ATGCTGAACGGTAAAAAAATTCTATTGTGTGTGACCGGTGGGATCGCTGTGTATAAGGGTGCTGCGCTGACGAGCAAGTTGACCCAGGCGGGTGCTGAAGTGAAGGTTATCCTTAGTGATTCTGCAGCTAAATTTGTTACTCCGCTCACTTTTCAGGCATTGTCTAGAAGTGAAGTTTATACAGATACATTCGATGAGAAAAATCCGGAAAATATCGCCCATATCCATTTAGCAGATTGGGCTGATTTGATTATAATTGCCCCAGCGACTGCCAATATTATCGGCAAGCTTGCAAATGGGATTGCTGACAATATGATTTCTACGACACTTCTTGCCGCGACTGCACCAGTATGGGTTGCTCCAGCAATGAATGTACATATGTACCAGCACCCCGCTGTTAAGAAAAACATGGAGACATTAAGAAACTTTGGATATGAATTTATTGAACCCGGAGAAGGGTACTTGGCATGTGGATACACAGGCAAGGGCCGTCTTGAGGAGCCTGAGACAATCGTCGAGCTTGCTGGCCAGTTTTTCTCTGATAAGGGCGGGGACCTTTCAGGACAAACTGTCTTGATTACTGCGGGCCCTACAAGGGAAAAAATCGATCCTGTCCGCTTTCTTACCAACCATTCAACTGGCAAGATGGGGTTCGCAATCGCAAGGGAAGCTGTGAAAATGGGGGCAAGGGTAATCCTTGTTTCGGGGCCGGTCAACTTGGATCCTCCAGGGGGAGCCGAATTAATTAAAGTGGAAAGTGCAGAGGAAATGTACCATGCTGCCCTGGCACATTTTGATAAGGCGGATGTCATGATTAGTACCGCGGCCGTAGCGGATTACCGTCCGAAATATACCTATGAAGAGAAAATGAAGAAAAAAGAAGGCGACCAGGCTCTTGAGCTTGAAAGGACGAAGGATATACTGTTTGAGCTCGGACAAAGGAAAACCGGCCAGGTGATCGTTGGGTTCGCAGCAGAAACAAATGATGTCGAAATCCATGCTAAGGGCAAGCTTGACAGAAAAAATGCAGACATGATTGTGGCGAATAACGTCAAACAGCAAGGCGCAGGCTTTGGTGCTGACACAAATATTGTCACCATTTACAAAAAGGATGGTACGTCCGTCGAGCTGCCTTTGATGTCTAAATCAGATGTAGCCCGAAAGATTCTTGCCGAAGTCGTTCACTGTTTTAAAAAGGATGAAAGCTTATGA
- the priA gene encoding primosomal protein N', whose amino-acid sequence MNIASVIVDVPAKQTDKTFDYKIPEKFKDVIKPGTRVIVPFGPRKIQGFVRDLKKESSFSKLRSIIEPLDLTPVLNEELLDLGDWLTEHTLSYKISSYQAMLPAALKAKYEKKIVLAKGTDITDLPGNLLELFKENSEINWEDAVTKGLVQQLQKEASSGRVEVVYQVKDRVRKKLLKHVSPAVEPVQLREVRDKLSSQASGQKSVLDFFLENPEPVEQRLILSTLGISQASIQSLVKKGMLKVEELEVYRDPYSEREFERKMALELTVEQEKAISPILSAIEKDLHEVFLLYGVTGSGKTEIYLQSIQEVLIKGKEAIVLVPEISLTPQMVTRFKERFGDLVAVMHSGLSAGEKYDEWRKIQRKEVKVVVGARSAIFAPFENIGIIIIDEEHETSYKQEENPRYHARDVAIQRAKTNACPVVLGSATPSLESFARAQKGRYTLLSLPKRMNNQALPTVEIVDMREELRTGNRSMFSVKLFEKIKDRLEKKEQTVLFLNKRGHSSFVMCRDCGYVMNCPHCDITLTYHRYNEQMKCHYCGYEDRVPTICPECNSEHIRYFGTGTQKVEEELLKLIPEARIIRMDVDTTGRKGSHEKLLTAFQEGQADILLGTQMIAKGLDFPNITLVGVLSADTMLNLPDFRSSEKTFQLLTQVSGRAGRHKLPGEVVIQTYTPEHYSVELAGTQDYDRFYQQEMLMRKVHQYPPFYYLSLVTVSHQELMKVVSVTEKVAKFISSRLSNEAVVLGPVASPIPRINDRYRYQCLIKYKKEPELKNALKTILDHYQQETGTGGLQISVDLNPYILM is encoded by the coding sequence ATGAATATAGCAAGCGTTATTGTCGATGTGCCTGCAAAGCAAACTGACAAAACCTTTGACTATAAAATACCTGAAAAATTCAAAGATGTGATCAAGCCTGGGACAAGGGTCATCGTACCGTTTGGTCCGAGAAAAATCCAGGGATTTGTCAGGGACCTTAAGAAAGAGTCCAGCTTCTCTAAGCTGCGCTCAATCATCGAACCACTTGATTTGACACCCGTACTGAATGAGGAACTTCTCGACCTCGGTGACTGGCTGACTGAACATACTCTAAGCTATAAAATCTCCTCCTATCAGGCAATGCTTCCAGCAGCGTTGAAGGCTAAATATGAAAAGAAAATTGTGCTTGCAAAAGGGACAGATATAACGGATCTGCCTGGAAATTTACTAGAGTTGTTCAAGGAAAATAGTGAAATCAACTGGGAGGATGCCGTTACTAAGGGTCTTGTACAGCAACTGCAAAAAGAGGCGTCGTCTGGCAGAGTAGAGGTAGTTTACCAGGTGAAGGACAGAGTGCGCAAAAAGCTGCTCAAGCATGTTTCACCAGCCGTTGAGCCTGTTCAGCTCAGGGAGGTAAGGGACAAACTATCATCACAGGCGTCAGGGCAGAAATCCGTGTTAGATTTCTTTCTGGAAAATCCAGAACCTGTGGAACAGAGGCTGATACTCTCCACTCTTGGAATCTCCCAGGCATCAATACAGTCACTGGTAAAGAAAGGTATGCTGAAAGTAGAAGAGCTGGAGGTTTACAGGGACCCATATTCAGAACGGGAATTTGAACGTAAAATGGCCCTCGAACTGACAGTTGAACAAGAAAAAGCGATTAGCCCCATCCTTTCTGCAATTGAAAAGGACTTGCATGAAGTCTTTCTATTATATGGTGTGACAGGCAGCGGCAAGACTGAAATTTATTTGCAGTCCATTCAGGAGGTATTGATTAAAGGCAAGGAAGCGATTGTGCTTGTGCCGGAAATTTCATTGACGCCGCAAATGGTCACGCGCTTCAAGGAGCGGTTTGGTGATTTGGTGGCTGTCATGCATAGCGGTCTATCTGCGGGTGAGAAGTATGATGAATGGCGGAAAATCCAGCGCAAGGAAGTAAAAGTGGTGGTAGGAGCGAGATCGGCGATTTTTGCTCCATTCGAGAACATCGGTATCATTATCATCGATGAAGAGCATGAAACGAGCTATAAGCAAGAAGAGAATCCAAGGTACCATGCAAGGGACGTGGCGATCCAGAGGGCTAAGACAAATGCTTGTCCAGTTGTCCTCGGCAGCGCGACTCCCTCACTTGAATCATTTGCCCGTGCGCAAAAAGGAAGGTATACTTTGCTCTCTCTCCCCAAGCGGATGAATAATCAGGCGCTGCCAACCGTTGAGATCGTCGATATGCGAGAGGAATTGCGAACAGGAAACCGCTCGATGTTTTCGGTAAAGCTTTTTGAAAAGATAAAAGACAGGCTTGAGAAAAAAGAGCAGACCGTCCTGTTTTTAAATAAACGCGGTCATTCGTCGTTTGTGATGTGCCGTGATTGCGGTTATGTCATGAACTGTCCGCATTGCGATATCACGCTGACATACCACCGATATAATGAGCAGATGAAATGCCATTATTGCGGTTACGAAGACAGGGTGCCGACCATTTGCCCTGAATGCAATAGTGAGCATATCCGCTATTTCGGCACCGGAACACAAAAGGTTGAGGAAGAGCTGTTAAAATTGATTCCTGAGGCAAGGATCATCAGGATGGATGTGGATACAACTGGCAGGAAAGGCTCACATGAAAAGCTGCTCACGGCATTTCAAGAGGGCCAGGCGGATATTTTACTCGGAACCCAAATGATTGCGAAAGGGCTGGATTTTCCAAACATTACATTAGTAGGTGTCCTTTCAGCAGACACCATGCTGAACCTGCCCGATTTCCGGTCTTCTGAAAAGACCTTCCAGCTTTTGACGCAAGTAAGCGGGAGGGCTGGAAGGCACAAGCTTCCCGGAGAGGTAGTAATCCAGACTTATACACCCGAGCATTACAGTGTTGAGCTTGCCGGGACGCAGGACTATGACAGGTTTTACCAGCAAGAGATGCTGATGCGGAAGGTTCACCAGTACCCGCCGTTTTACTATCTTTCCCTTGTAACTGTCAGCCATCAAGAATTGATGAAAGTAGTGTCAGTTACGGAAAAAGTTGCGAAATTCATCTCTTCGAGGCTGTCGAATGAAGCCGTTGTACTGGGTCCTGTAGCATCACCAATACCGCGGATCAACGATAGATATCGCTATCAATGTCTGATAAAATACAAAAAGGAACCAGAATTGAAGAATGCCCTAAAAACAATACTTGATCATTATCAGCAGGAAACAGGGACAGGGGGTTTGCAGATTTCTGTCGACTTAAACCCCTATATTTTGATGTAA
- the def gene encoding peptide deformylase, translated as MAVRKIVNYPAEILEQECEKVTVFDKKLAKLLDDMYDTMIEFDGVGLAAPQIDIKKQIAIVDIDDEHGTIELINPVILETSGEQTGPEGCLSFPGLYGEVTRPNYVKVKAQNRKGKSYELEAEEFLARAILHEIDHLHGVLFTTKVSRYIEEAELEELNLE; from the coding sequence TTGGCAGTAAGAAAAATAGTAAATTATCCAGCGGAGATTTTGGAGCAGGAATGCGAAAAGGTCACAGTTTTCGACAAAAAACTGGCAAAGCTGCTGGATGACATGTATGATACAATGATTGAATTTGATGGCGTCGGCCTGGCCGCTCCTCAAATAGATATAAAGAAACAAATTGCGATTGTCGATATCGATGATGAGCACGGTACGATTGAATTGATCAATCCTGTTATCCTGGAAACCAGCGGTGAGCAAACAGGACCTGAAGGGTGCTTGAGTTTCCCGGGATTATATGGTGAGGTCACACGCCCGAATTATGTAAAGGTTAAGGCCCAGAACCGCAAAGGGAAAAGCTATGAACTAGAAGCAGAGGAGTTTTTAGCGAGAGCAATCCTCCATGAGATTGACCATTTACACGGAGTGCTATTCACCACCAAGGTGTCAAGATATATCGAAGAAGCTGAGTTAGAGGAGTTGAACCTGGAATGA
- the fmt gene encoding methionyl-tRNA formyltransferase, which translates to MTRIVFMGTPDFSVPVLRRLVDEGYDVVGVVTQPDRPVGRKRVMTPPPVKAEALKHGITVYQPEKIRQQDELDKILALEPELIVTAAFGQILPNKLLEAPKFGCINVHASLLPELRGGAPIHYAIIRGKEKTGITIMYMVEKLDAGDILTQVEVPITETDTVGTLHDKMSSAGAELLSETIPKLLKGEITPVPQNDEDATFAWNIKREQEKIDWNRDGAEIYNHIRGMNPWPVAYTTMDGSVMKVWSAEKATYTGNDQPGMIVKVEEDGFVVATGDETAIKITELQPAGKKKMDAKQFLLGAGSNLQPGVKLGDNNE; encoded by the coding sequence ATGACAAGAATCGTATTTATGGGGACTCCGGATTTTTCTGTCCCGGTTTTGAGAAGATTGGTCGATGAAGGCTATGATGTAGTAGGAGTGGTTACCCAGCCTGACCGCCCAGTTGGAAGAAAACGGGTCATGACTCCGCCTCCTGTAAAAGCAGAAGCGCTGAAACATGGCATTACGGTTTATCAGCCGGAGAAAATCCGCCAGCAGGATGAACTCGATAAAATTTTGGCCCTTGAACCAGAATTAATTGTCACAGCTGCGTTTGGACAGATCTTGCCAAACAAACTCCTTGAGGCACCAAAGTTTGGCTGCATAAATGTTCATGCATCCCTTTTGCCAGAGCTGCGCGGTGGAGCGCCAATTCACTACGCCATCATCCGCGGCAAAGAAAAAACAGGTATAACGATTATGTATATGGTTGAAAAATTGGACGCTGGTGATATCCTGACACAAGTGGAAGTCCCGATTACCGAAACAGATACTGTTGGAACACTGCATGATAAAATGAGCTCAGCTGGTGCTGAACTTTTATCAGAAACGATTCCCAAGCTGTTAAAAGGGGAGATTACTCCTGTTCCGCAAAACGATGAAGATGCCACATTCGCGTGGAATATCAAGCGCGAACAGGAAAAGATCGATTGGAACAGAGATGGCGCAGAGATATATAACCATATCCGCGGCATGAATCCCTGGCCCGTTGCCTATACGACTATGGATGGATCGGTCATGAAGGTATGGAGCGCCGAAAAGGCAACTTATACAGGAAACGACCAGCCCGGTATGATTGTAAAAGTTGAAGAGGATGGTTTTGTTGTTGCCACTGGTGATGAAACCGCAATAAAAATCACAGAGCTTCAGCCAGCAGGCAAGAAAAAAATGGATGCCAAGCAGTTCTTGCTGGGGGCAGGATCCAACTTACAGCCAGGCGTTAAGTTAGGAGACAACAATGAGTAA
- the rsmB gene encoding 16S rRNA (cytosine(967)-C(5))-methyltransferase RsmB gives MSKKKNVRDTALQLLETIEKNQAYSNLLLNSAIDKNEINPIDVGLLTELVYGTLQRKMTLDFYLKPFIEKNKKLQSWVINLLRMTLYQMVYLDKIPERAAIFEAVEIAKRRGHKGIASLVNGVLRSIQRNGLPSLDTITDPAERISIETSHPLWLVKRWVNQFGVEKTQEMCEVNLTAPLQTGRVNLTRISRDECLDLLEEEGFEVEPSPILPEAVKCLRGNLASSKAFKYGLLTIQDESSMLVAHALGIKEEEVILDACAAPGGKTTHIAEKLGNSGKVISLDLHEHKVKLISENAERLGLENIDAQKMDSRQASAQFEKESIDRVLLDAPCSGLGVMRRKPDMKYTKKEQDLSQLKTIQLSLLESVAPLLKAGGTLVYSTCTVDREENQEVIEKFLHDHPEFEGDPSFAERMPEAIKPLINGYDVQILPQDFGSDGFYIACLRKKVE, from the coding sequence ATGAGTAAAAAGAAAAATGTCAGGGATACAGCATTGCAGCTCCTTGAAACTATAGAAAAGAACCAAGCCTACAGCAATCTGCTCTTGAACAGTGCGATTGATAAAAATGAAATCAACCCGATTGACGTAGGCTTGCTGACAGAATTGGTATATGGCACGCTTCAGCGAAAAATGACTCTCGACTTTTACCTTAAGCCATTTATCGAGAAGAATAAAAAGCTTCAAAGCTGGGTCATCAATCTGCTGCGTATGACACTCTACCAGATGGTCTACTTGGATAAAATCCCGGAAAGAGCGGCTATATTTGAAGCAGTGGAAATTGCAAAACGCAGGGGACATAAAGGGATTGCCAGTCTAGTAAATGGTGTGTTGAGGAGCATTCAGAGAAATGGATTGCCTTCACTTGATACCATCACAGATCCTGCTGAAAGAATTTCGATCGAGACCAGCCATCCATTGTGGCTCGTAAAAAGGTGGGTCAACCAATTCGGTGTCGAAAAGACACAGGAAATGTGTGAAGTAAATTTAACTGCTCCGCTCCAGACAGGCAGGGTCAACTTGACGAGAATCTCCCGGGATGAGTGCCTTGACCTGCTTGAGGAAGAAGGATTTGAAGTAGAACCGAGTCCCATTCTGCCAGAAGCAGTAAAGTGTCTCAGGGGCAATCTTGCTTCATCCAAAGCTTTCAAATATGGTTTATTAACCATCCAGGATGAAAGCTCCATGCTCGTTGCCCACGCACTGGGCATTAAAGAAGAAGAGGTTATTCTTGATGCATGTGCAGCTCCGGGAGGGAAAACTACTCATATCGCCGAAAAGCTCGGCAATAGCGGGAAAGTGATTTCCCTTGACCTACATGAACACAAGGTGAAGCTAATCTCCGAGAATGCAGAGCGCCTGGGCCTCGAAAATATTGATGCCCAAAAAATGGATAGCCGCCAGGCTTCGGCTCAATTTGAAAAAGAATCAATTGATCGGGTATTACTGGATGCTCCCTGCTCCGGACTCGGAGTAATGAGACGAAAGCCGGATATGAAGTATACTAAGAAGGAACAGGATTTATCACAGTTGAAAACGATCCAATTGAGCCTGCTCGAATCAGTCGCCCCGCTTTTAAAAGCTGGAGGGACACTTGTATATAGTACATGCACGGTTGACCGTGAGGAAAACCAGGAAGTAATCGAAAAATTTTTACACGACCATCCCGAATTCGAAGGAGATCCCTCATTTGCAGAAAGAATGCCAGAGGCAATCAAACCATTGATTAATGGTTATGATGTGCAGATTCTTCCGCAGGATTTTGGCTCTGATGGGTTTTATATTGCTTGTTTAAGAAAGAAGGTGGAATAA
- the rlmN gene encoding 23S rRNA (adenine(2503)-C(2))-methyltransferase RlmN has translation MEQEKATRNAATEDTGKKSIYSLQLDELKDWLKEQGEKPFRAEQVFDWLYKKRAVSFEDMSNLSKTLRDKLEEHFVLTTLDTIIQQTSSDGTIKFLFEMHDGKSIETVLMRHEYGNSVCVTTQVGCRIGCTFCASTLGGLKRNLEAGEIVAQVVKVQQALDETDERVSSIVIMGIGEPFDNYDNMLSFLKIVNHEKGLNIGARHITVSTSGIIPKIYQFADENMQINFAISLHAPNSELRSRLMPINRAYKLPDLMDSVRYYVNKTGRRISFEYGLFGGVNDQVEHAEELAQLVKGIKCHINLIPVNYVPERDYVRTPKSQIFKFERTLRDRGVNVTIRREQGHDIEAACGQLRAKERKEETR, from the coding sequence ATGGAACAAGAAAAAGCAACAAGGAATGCAGCAACAGAGGATACAGGAAAAAAGTCCATTTATTCACTTCAGCTTGATGAACTGAAGGACTGGCTGAAGGAACAGGGAGAAAAACCTTTCCGGGCAGAGCAAGTATTTGACTGGCTTTACAAAAAAAGAGCAGTTTCTTTCGAGGATATGTCCAACCTCTCAAAAACTTTAAGGGACAAGCTAGAAGAGCATTTCGTATTGACAACACTCGATACAATTATTCAGCAGACATCATCAGATGGAACGATCAAGTTCTTATTCGAAATGCATGATGGCAAGTCCATTGAAACCGTACTTATGAGGCATGAGTATGGAAATTCTGTCTGTGTAACTACACAGGTTGGCTGCAGGATCGGCTGTACTTTTTGCGCATCTACACTTGGCGGTTTAAAGAGGAACCTGGAAGCAGGAGAAATCGTTGCCCAGGTCGTAAAAGTACAACAGGCACTTGATGAGACAGACGAGAGAGTAAGTTCAATCGTCATCATGGGAATCGGCGAACCGTTTGATAACTATGACAATATGCTCTCTTTCCTGAAGATCGTCAACCATGAAAAAGGCTTGAATATCGGCGCGCGTCATATTACGGTATCAACAAGCGGAATCATCCCGAAAATTTATCAGTTTGCTGATGAGAATATGCAAATCAACTTTGCGATTTCGCTGCACGCTCCGAATAGCGAACTGCGCAGCAGGCTGATGCCGATCAACCGTGCATATAAGCTTCCTGACCTGATGGATTCAGTCCGCTATTATGTGAACAAGACAGGACGGCGAATCAGCTTTGAGTATGGTCTTTTTGGCGGAGTGAATGACCAGGTTGAGCATGCGGAGGAACTGGCACAACTGGTTAAGGGTATTAAGTGCCATATAAATCTTATTCCCGTCAACTATGTACCTGAGCGTGATTACGTAAGGACACCAAAGAGCCAGATCTTCAAGTTCGAACGGACACTTCGCGACCGCGGAGTGAATGTGACAATCAGAAGAGAACAAGGGCATGACATTGAAGCAGCTTGCGGACAACTTCGGGCGAAAGAAAGAAAAGAAGAGACGAGGTGA
- a CDS encoding Stp1/IreP family PP2C-type Ser/Thr phosphatase, giving the protein MKAVFMTDRGKVRLHNEDNGGIFVNSHGQRLAIVADGMGGHRAGDVASEMTIKHLKDLWDSSTEIHTAEEAEKWMEEAVLQVNKDIFEHSLKNTECEGMGTTIVAAICTNLFATIVNIGDSRCYLLNETGFKQLTEDHSLVNELVRSGQISREDAEHHPRKNVLLRALGTEESVEMDVKTIIFEEEDALLLCSDGLSNKVSQEEMESIIRNSGMSLEDKAAEFIKRANQYGGEDNITLAIVEYQEFNEGR; this is encoded by the coding sequence ATGAAGGCTGTTTTCATGACAGACAGGGGAAAAGTCCGCCTGCATAATGAAGACAATGGCGGCATTTTTGTAAACTCTCACGGCCAGCGCCTTGCCATCGTAGCAGATGGCATGGGCGGCCACCGTGCGGGTGATGTTGCCAGTGAAATGACGATCAAGCATTTGAAGGATCTATGGGATAGTTCAACAGAGATACATACAGCAGAAGAAGCAGAAAAATGGATGGAAGAAGCTGTCTTGCAAGTCAATAAAGATATATTCGAGCATTCCTTGAAAAACACAGAATGTGAAGGAATGGGAACAACCATCGTGGCGGCCATTTGTACGAACCTGTTCGCGACCATCGTTAATATAGGTGACAGCCGATGTTACTTATTGAACGAGACGGGATTCAAACAATTGACGGAGGATCACTCTCTTGTTAACGAGCTGGTTCGATCTGGACAGATTTCAAGGGAAGATGCAGAGCACCACCCGAGAAAAAATGTCCTTTTAAGAGCGCTCGGGACTGAAGAGTCGGTCGAGATGGATGTGAAAACAATCATCTTTGAAGAGGAAGATGCGCTTCTCCTTTGTTCCGATGGACTTTCCAATAAAGTAAGCCAGGAAGAAATGGAAAGCATCATTAGAAATAGCGGTATGTCCCTTGAAGATAAGGCGGCAGAATTTATCAAAAGGGCAAACCAATACGGCGGCGAAGATAATATTACTCTTGCTATCGTCGAATACCAGGAATTCAACGAGGGCAGGTGA